In one window of Mesorhizobium sp. B2-1-1 DNA:
- a CDS encoding sigma-70 family RNA polymerase sigma factor: MADQETHEVSIVDLIPALRAFARTFCRIPDDADDLVQETLTKGLANIDKFEPGTRMKSWLFTIMRNTYYTRVKVAAREAPGLLDCASSRPISEATQEWTVQSKEVHGAIQRLPEHQREVLMLIGVLGVSYEETAEICGCAVGTVKSRLNRARAAVLEFLGESSLQTLMERRNHLSDGQIDIDADSRR, encoded by the coding sequence TTGGCCGACCAGGAAACCCATGAAGTTTCCATCGTTGACCTGATACCCGCGCTACGGGCTTTCGCGCGCACCTTCTGCCGTATCCCCGACGATGCCGACGATCTGGTGCAGGAAACGTTGACGAAGGGCCTTGCCAACATCGACAAGTTCGAACCCGGCACGCGCATGAAGTCGTGGCTCTTCACGATCATGCGCAACACCTACTACACCCGGGTCAAGGTCGCGGCCAGGGAAGCGCCTGGCCTGCTCGACTGCGCGTCCTCGAGGCCGATTTCGGAAGCCACACAGGAATGGACCGTTCAGAGCAAGGAAGTTCACGGCGCCATCCAGAGGCTCCCTGAACACCAGCGCGAGGTGCTGATGCTGATCGGCGTCCTAGGTGTCAGCTATGAGGAGACGGCCGAGATATGTGGCTGTGCGGTGGGAACGGTCAAAAGCCGGCTCAACCGTGCCCGCGCCGCCGTTCTTGAGTTCCTGGGGGAGAGTTCGCTGCAGACGCTGATGGAAAGACGAAATCATCTGTCGGACGGGCAGATCGATATCGATGCCGACAGCCGAAGATAG